The Theileria annulata chromosome 3, complete sequence, *** SEQUENCING IN PROGRESS *** genome has a segment encoding these proteins:
- a CDS encoding signal peptidase, putative (2 probable transmembrane helices predicted for TA18300 by TMHMM2.0 at aa 28-50 and 155-177;~Signal anchor predicted for TA18300 by SignalP 2.0 HMM (Signal peptide probability 0.000, signal anchor probability 0.681) with cleavage site probability 0.000 between residues 46 and 47), translating to MDCIKSEFYKTRNEFRIFKKRPLESLEYILSMSSMIFVALMCWKFAILLTGTDSPVVVVLSGSMEPAFYRGDILFLMKRNEINSGDIVVFKLEGREIPIVHRAITLHESKDNLYVLSKGDNNRVHDRGLYPGNKNWLNNKDLIGTVLLKVPKVGILSIYLNEIPALKHVIVCFVVLLMLSGKG from the exons atgGATTGCATAAAGTCGgaattttataaaactCGAAATGAGTTTAGAATTTTCAAAAAGAGGCCTTTGGAATCTCTTGAATATATCCTGTCTATGTCTTCCATGATCTTTGTGGCACTCATGTGTTGGAAGTTCGCTATCCTTCTTACTG GAACTGATTCTCCTGTGGTTGTAGTCTTGAGTGGAAGTATGGAACCTGCCTTTTATAGAGGTGATATATTGTTTTTGATGAAAAGGAACGAGATAAACTCGGGCGATATCGTAGTATTTAAGCTTGAAGGCAGGGAGATACCAATTGTCCACAGAGCAATTACCTTACATGAGAGTAAGGATAATTTGTATGTACTTTCAAAGGGGGATAATAATAGAGTCCATGATAGAGGTCTTTATCCCGGTAATAAGAACTGGCTAAATAACAAGGATCTTATCGGAACAGTTCTACTCAAGGTCCCAAAGGTCGGAATTCTCAGTATTTATCTCAATGAGATTCCGGCACTAAAACACGTAATCGTTTGTTTCGTTGTTCTACTAATGCTTTCCGGCAAAGGTTAA
- a CDS encoding Theileria-specific hypothetical protein, putative (Signal peptide predicted for TA18295 by SignalP 2.0 HMM (Signal peptide probability 0.955, signal anchor probability 0.000) with cleavage site probability 0.883 between residues 19 and 20) — MIGLCKICILLTFMRGVFGLLVDGETNEAGTNEPIYANIKRPNTTRFGGPRQGNGKAVPIPMPPMVPKHLGKAPPPPIRTTSLEQRPIVKRPTGPPPPPPIRTTSLENDEMEGDMPMDLPPPPPPISDSTTGHYDLGREMREKVQRAVPPKPIRGVPRDFDDLIDGIVDVEDDDDDDDDEQIIRCKVEAKRPYSVSPKITLTGIKERYNALLIGYDTHMDEKRANKASLYGWSTPKIPSKDGVSKFDFDLDYVSILPQGGIPLSYCALIFVPPVVPKFDTQSVFSRPAMSLARYIASEEHLVKALKKKNKKVTSCCFIAYPMVSKR; from the coding sequence atgattGGATTATGTAAGATATGTATTTTATTGACATTTATGAGAGGTGTGTTTGGATTGTTAGTTGATGGGGAAACTAACGAAGCGGGAACAAATGAGCCAATTTACGCAAACATAAAGAGACCAAACACAACACGATTTGGTGGGCCTAGACAGGGGAATGGTAAAGCAGTTCCAATACCAATGCCCCCAATGGTGCCAAAACATTTAGGGAAAGCGCCTCCACCGCCTATCAGAACAACATCCCTAGAGCAAAGACCAATAGTTAAAAGGCCAACAGGACCGCCGCCACCACCACCTATTAGAACAACATCACTGGAGAATGACGAAATGGAAGGAGATATGCCAATGGATCTTCCACCGCCACCACCACCTATTAGTGACTCAACCACGGGACATTATGATCTGGGAAGAGAAATGAGAGAAAAGGTTCAGAGAGCGGTACCACCAAAGCCTATACGTGGAGTTCCAAGGGACTTTGATGATTTGATTGACGGAATAGTCGATGTGGAAGATGACGATGATGATGACGACGACGAACAAATAATAAGGTGTAAAGTAGAAGCCAAAAGACCATATTCAGTATCACCAAAAATAACACTAACCGGCATTAAAGAAAGATATAATGCGTTACTAATAGGTTACGACACACATATGGACGAAAAAAGAGCAAACAAAGCGAGTTTGTATGGCTGGAGTACACCGAAAATACCTTCAAAAGATGGAGTTTCaaaatttgattttgacCTTGACTATGTCTCAATTTTACCACAGGGCGGGATTCCACTCAGCTACTGTGCCTTAATCTTTGTGCCTCCAGTAGTGCCCAAATTCGATACCCAGAGCGTGTTCTCGAGACCAGCAATGAGTTTGGCAAGATACATAGCCTCAGAAGAACACCTTGTGAAAGCCCTTAAGAAAAAGAACAAAAAGGTCACATCATGCTGTTTCATAGCATATCCAATGGTATCAAAAAGATAA